The Paenibacillus polymyxa M1 DNA segment ACAGATGATCTGAAAGGTTTTGACGTCGTTGTTAATGCTTTTGCCGCTCCGTTTGGACAAGAGCATCTGCATGTAGATGCAGGTAATGTACTGATTGAGGCTCTCCGCCATGTATCCGGTACTCGCCTGATTGTTGTAGGTGGTGCAGGCAGCTTGTTTACGGATGAATCCCAGACACTCTTGGTAAAGGATACTCCTGACTTCCCTGATTTTGTATATCCAACAGCTCATAATCAAGGGAAAAACCTTGAAATTCTACGCGGTACCAGTGACCTAAACTGGACTTTCATTAGTCCTTCTGCAGAATTTGCTCTCGGCAAACGTACAGGCTCTTACCAAGTGGGCAAAGACACCCTGCTGGTTAATTCCAAAGGTGCAAGCTATGTCAGCTATGAGGATTATGCTGTTGCCGTAGTAGACGAAATTGAAAAACCACAACATCTGAATCAACGCTTCACTGTCGTATCCGAGTCCTAATTCTGCAGCTGAACCGAACATTCCAACATAAAAAGACCCTTCGGTCACTTTCCATCCTGCTTGGAAAATGAACCAGAAGGGTCTTATTGTATGTCTAGTCAGTCCAACCTCTTACTTCTCAATCTGGCTTACAGTCTTGCGATCACTAAAACATAGCTTAAGAATTGGAGGTGCAGCCAACGTCGTCAAAATAACGGCAATGATAACTGAGGTAAAATACTGCTGTGCCAGCAGACCCGTTTGCAACCCGGTGGCTGCGATAATAAGTGCAACTTCGCCACGAGATATCATGCCAGAACCAATCGCAAGCGAGGAACGGGTATTAAAACCTGTCAGCCGCGCGCCGATGCCTCCTCCGACTAACTTCGTCACCAGCGCTATCAGTGTCAAAACAACAACAAACCCAAGCTGCTGCCCCACTCCCTCAAAAGATACATTTAAGCCAATGCTGACAAAAAATACAGGAACAAAGATGGAATAAGCGATGGGCTCTACCTTTTCTTCTACGACATGCTTAAAACTTGTTTGCGAAATGGCAATCCCGGCAGCAAAAGCTCCGATAATACCCGCCATACCCATCAAATCTGCAAAATATGCAAAACCGAAGCAAATAACCATAGCAGCAGTAATCACAGCTTCTGTCACTTTGAGGGGGGCAAGTATTTTCATAATCCATGGAACAACGAACCAGCCACCCAGAATAGCCCCCACGAAGAAGATCAGCT contains these protein-coding regions:
- a CDS encoding NAD(P)-dependent oxidoreductase, whose amino-acid sequence is MKIAVIGAGGKAGSNIVKEALDRGHEVTAIVRDPAKVTDNRAAVVQKDVFDLKTDDLKGFDVVVNAFAAPFGQEHLHVDAGNVLIEALRHVSGTRLIVVGGAGSLFTDESQTLLVKDTPDFPDFVYPTAHNQGKNLEILRGTSDLNWTFISPSAEFALGKRTGSYQVGKDTLLVNSKGASYVSYEDYAVAVVDEIEKPQHLNQRFTVVSES
- a CDS encoding cation:proton antiporter, which codes for MQFILYLLLILLFTKVAGHLSVKLGQPAVLGKLIAGIVLGPAVLGWVQNDSLIHDMSEIGVLLLMFIAGLETDLDQLRRNWKPAVAVAVGGIILPLLCGFAVGEAFGFSVHEGWFLGIVLSATSVSITVQVLKDMNKLNTREGSTILGAAVLDDVLVVVLLAVVMSIFGMGGQTSLGLLVGKKLIFFVGAILGGWFVVPWIMKILAPLKVTEAVITAAMVICFGFAYFADLMGMAGIIGAFAAGIAISQTSFKHVVEEKVEPIAYSIFVPVFFVSIGLNVSFEGVGQQLGFVVVLTLIALVTKLVGGGIGARLTGFNTRSSLAIGSGMISRGEVALIIAATGLQTGLLAQQYFTSVIIAVILTTLAAPPILKLCFSDRKTVSQIEK